Proteins from a single region of Methanotorris igneus Kol 5:
- a CDS encoding methanogenesis marker 16 metalloprotein, producing the protein MDKVVVTIDELKKMIRNNEEDKIDEIDIVTAATCGIMSGTMAIFYIPMNDRFRKAEKVYLNGIRGFPGPCPNEYLGSVDVVVFGTEHNGDYGGGFLFKDLVKGKEVEVKVECDGKIYEREITLDEIPTARMIGTRMAFKNYVAVTNFGDEPIKTIFHRKFLRKGEASFSGCGEINPLQNMHVDEKELVGKKILLNGAEGVILGFGTRYSKEKPNIMISADMHNMDAYYLGGFITSTGPEVFNTIAIPIEVNEKHKEYLKKLDEDIDLPLTNVIGRKIVDVGKYSEVWKDVDLRPHINVYRCRNCDFCIVEELCPTKAVRRVEYLGGRRLPNEDCFGCGVCATSCPYGIYQMKLGSILGIPITCRQSDRERALKLAEELKERIIKGEFKI; encoded by the coding sequence ATGGATAAAGTAGTAGTTACAATAGATGAGTTAAAAAAGATGATAAGGAACAATGAAGAGGATAAAATAGACGAAATAGATATTGTCACAGCAGCAACATGCGGTATAATGTCTGGAACAATGGCAATCTTTTACATCCCAATGAATGACAGGTTTAGAAAAGCAGAGAAAGTATATTTAAATGGTATTAGAGGTTTCCCAGGACCATGTCCAAACGAATACCTTGGTAGTGTGGATGTGGTTGTTTTTGGAACTGAACATAATGGTGACTATGGAGGAGGATTTTTGTTTAAGGATTTAGTGAAAGGAAAAGAGGTTGAGGTAAAGGTTGAATGTGATGGAAAAATATATGAGAGAGAAATAACTCTCGACGAAATCCCAACTGCAAGAATGATTGGAACAAGAATGGCATTTAAAAATTATGTTGCAGTTACAAACTTTGGAGATGAACCAATAAAAACAATATTCCATAGAAAGTTTTTGAGAAAAGGAGAGGCATCATTCTCAGGTTGTGGAGAAATAAACCCATTACAAAATATGCACGTGGATGAGAAGGAACTTGTTGGTAAGAAAATTTTGTTGAATGGAGCTGAAGGTGTTATATTAGGATTTGGGACAAGATACTCTAAGGAAAAACCAAACATCATGATATCTGCAGATATGCACAATATGGATGCTTACTATTTGGGTGGCTTTATAACCTCAACAGGGCCAGAGGTATTTAACACTATAGCAATTCCAATAGAGGTGAATGAGAAGCATAAGGAGTATTTAAAGAAACTTGATGAAGATATTGATTTGCCATTAACGAATGTCATTGGTAGGAAAATTGTGGATGTTGGGAAATATTCAGAGGTTTGGAAAGATGTTGATTTAAGACCACATATTAATGTATATAGGTGTAGAAATTGTGATTTTTGCATTGTTGAAGAGTTATGTCCAACAAAAGCAGTAAGAAGGGTGGAGTATTTAGGTGGGAGAAGGTTGCCTAATGAAGATTGTTTCGGATGTGGAGTTTGTGCAACAAGCTGTCCGTATGGAATATACCAAATGAAACTTGGTAGTATATTGGGCATTCCAATAACATGTAGGCAATCTGATAGAGAGAGGGCATTAAAACTTGCTGAAGAATTAAAAGAGAGAATTATTAAAGGGGAATTCAAGATTTAA
- the cobJ gene encoding precorrin-3B C(17)-methyltransferase produces the protein MLYVVGIGPGGEEHLTKKAEEILKNVDLIVCYKGYKKFVERFNKPIYTTGMKKEIERVEYALRESKDKDVALVSSGDATIYGLASLAYELNEKKNYNVEIEVIPGITSASSCSAILGAPLNHDFVVLSLSDLLTPLDIILKRVRCALEGDFVIAIYNPMSKSRKEPFLKTIEIVKRYAEKNNTNYIIGIVKNAGRKNEEYKIITINELINNLEKYMEFIDMNTTLIIGNSNTKIIDGKMVTPRGYLNKYKIE, from the coding sequence ATGCTTTATGTTGTGGGAATAGGACCGGGAGGAGAAGAACATCTTACAAAAAAGGCAGAAGAGATTTTAAAGAACGTTGATTTAATAGTTTGCTATAAGGGGTACAAAAAATTTGTAGAGAGGTTTAACAAGCCAATATACACAACTGGAATGAAAAAAGAGATTGAGAGGGTAGAATATGCATTAAGAGAAAGCAAAGATAAAGATGTTGCTTTGGTTTCAAGCGGTGATGCTACAATTTACGGTTTGGCATCTCTTGCTTATGAGTTAAATGAAAAGAAAAATTACAATGTTGAAATAGAAGTAATTCCCGGCATAACCTCTGCAAGTTCATGCTCTGCAATCTTAGGGGCTCCACTTAACCATGACTTTGTTGTTTTAAGTTTGAGTGATTTATTAACTCCATTGGACATTATTTTAAAGAGGGTTAGATGTGCATTAGAGGGGGATTTTGTAATTGCAATCTACAACCCAATGAGCAAATCAAGAAAAGAACCGTTTTTAAAAACCATAGAAATTGTTAAGAGATATGCAGAAAAGAATAATACAAACTATATTATTGGAATTGTCAAAAATGCAGGTAGGAAGAATGAAGAATATAAGATAATAACAATCAACGAGCTAATTAACAATTTAGAAAAATACATGGAATTTATTGACATGAATACAACTTTAATAATTGGAAATTCGAATACAAAAATAATAGATGGAAAGATGGTTACCCCAAGGGGATATTTGAATAAATATAAGATAGAGTAA
- a CDS encoding AAA family ATPase: MELQEIRRELNDYFLERREEIDIALTALIANEHCIFLGNPGVAKSQLIRAIASHINANYFEKLITRFSTEDELFGPLSIKELKENDRFVRKTENYLPNAEIAFLDEIFKANSSILNALLSIMNERIYHNGDVIQKVPLISLFGASNELPEENELLAFYDRFLFRKKVDRIKSMLNLEKLIDLNENYKPKTTMDIDEIKKLREKIEKVDISNIKRYLIDIKMTLENEGIYISDRRFKKSVKAVKAYAFLNGKDNADENDLDILRHIYWDEPNEFYKVSITIFKISNHFSGFALEQREILDALMGELKKINKDRLPLGGIEYRKVLEILGKINSIAITLKDVKRKAEENGKPSEFVEEVLKEAEGLKNYVEGLLKN; the protein is encoded by the coding sequence ATGGAACTACAAGAAATCAGAAGAGAACTTAATGATTATTTCTTAGAAAGAAGGGAAGAAATCGATATTGCTTTAACTGCGTTAATTGCAAATGAACACTGCATTTTCTTAGGAAATCCAGGAGTTGCTAAATCGCAATTGATTAGGGCAATTGCATCCCATATAAATGCCAATTACTTCGAAAAGCTTATAACGAGGTTTTCAACAGAGGATGAGTTATTTGGCCCATTAAGCATTAAAGAACTCAAGGAAAACGATAGATTCGTTAGGAAGACAGAGAATTATTTGCCAAATGCTGAAATTGCCTTCTTAGATGAGATTTTTAAGGCAAATAGTAGTATATTAAATGCATTATTATCAATAATGAATGAGAGAATTTACCACAATGGAGATGTTATCCAAAAAGTGCCCTTGATAAGTTTGTTCGGAGCATCTAATGAACTACCAGAGGAAAACGAGTTATTAGCATTTTACGATAGGTTTTTGTTTAGGAAGAAAGTAGATAGAATAAAATCTATGCTAAATCTTGAAAAATTAATTGATTTAAATGAGAATTATAAACCAAAAACAACAATGGACATAGATGAAATAAAAAAATTGAGAGAAAAGATAGAGAAGGTTGATATATCTAACATAAAGAGATATCTAATAGACATTAAAATGACGTTGGAGAATGAAGGCATCTATATTTCTGATAGAAGATTTAAGAAATCAGTTAAAGCAGTTAAGGCTTATGCTTTTTTAAATGGGAAGGATAATGCAGATGAGAATGATTTAGATATTTTAAGGCATATATACTGGGATGAGCCGAATGAGTTTTATAAGGTGTCAATAACCATTTTCAAAATCTCAAATCACTTCTCTGGCTTTGCTCTGGAGCAGAGGGAAATTTTAGATGCTCTAATGGGAGAATTAAAGAAGATAAACAAAGATAGGCTACCACTTGGAGGCATTGAATACAGAAAAGTTCTTGAAATTCTTGGAAAGATAAATAGCATTGCCATAACTTTAAAAGATGTTAAAAGAAAGGCAGAAGAGAATGGGAAACCATCTGAATTCGTGGAGGAGGTTTTAAAGGAAGCAGAAGGGCTAAAAAATTATGTAGAAGGTCTTTTGAAAAATTAA
- a CDS encoding vWA domain-containing protein → MKNVIVHDAYDKKAFESFLKNNRYLKALLRNYSQFSPLHEKLAEDTFYAFFKYVVEFNEVVEEEFKINKIILESGMKSIEYEKTKLMTELDEVNAGMATNMFLERFFENIKSLKLQNVYKELAERAKNKEKGNSEGISLDSEGENAELDEFVSKIKDVAKNSLKEISEDIEDTINGMNAVSSWGSGKGNKNALNPEERIKLASKILENKNLHKIIKKLGKLKFIAINEYKSKIKHYSGEIYSIKIGDDLKHLLPKELVNFSDEVLYLDFLRKFVDKKLLTYDLDNEVKKNKGPIIVLLDHSGSMFGEREIWGKAVALSIIEIAKREKRKFGYIAFDDDVRFKRIFEDISIDDILELASLYYGGGTNFELPLECAMEMIEEGFDNADVVLITDGYAEVSDEFLKKLDDFKKDKKLKLISIFIETYPTETIKKISDEFVKVFDLTDEEAKKVFRKL, encoded by the coding sequence ATGAAAAATGTCATCGTTCATGATGCCTACGACAAGAAGGCATTTGAAAGTTTCCTAAAAAATAACAGATACCTAAAGGCACTTTTGAGAAATTATAGCCAGTTCAGTCCATTACATGAAAAATTGGCAGAGGATACATTTTATGCTTTTTTTAAGTATGTTGTTGAATTTAATGAAGTTGTTGAGGAGGAATTTAAAATAAACAAAATCATCCTTGAAAGTGGAATGAAGTCAATTGAATATGAGAAGACAAAGTTAATGACTGAATTGGATGAAGTTAATGCAGGAATGGCAACCAATATGTTCCTTGAGAGGTTTTTTGAGAACATTAAATCATTAAAACTCCAAAATGTCTATAAAGAACTTGCTGAAAGAGCTAAAAATAAAGAAAAAGGAAATAGTGAAGGCATAAGTTTAGATAGCGAAGGTGAAAATGCAGAACTTGATGAATTCGTGTCAAAAATAAAAGATGTTGCCAAAAATTCATTAAAAGAAATCTCTGAGGACATTGAAGATACGATAAATGGGATGAATGCAGTGTCTTCTTGGGGTAGTGGAAAGGGAAATAAAAATGCCTTAAATCCAGAAGAGAGAATAAAATTGGCATCAAAAATCTTGGAAAATAAAAACTTGCACAAAATCATTAAAAAACTTGGAAAATTAAAATTCATAGCGATAAATGAATACAAATCAAAGATAAAGCATTACAGTGGGGAGATTTATTCGATAAAAATAGGGGATGACTTGAAGCATTTATTACCAAAAGAACTTGTTAATTTTTCTGATGAAGTTTTATACCTTGATTTTTTAAGGAAATTTGTGGATAAAAAACTCCTAACCTATGATTTGGATAATGAGGTTAAAAAGAATAAAGGCCCAATTATTGTTTTATTAGACCACAGCGGTTCTATGTTTGGGGAGAGGGAAATTTGGGGGAAAGCCGTAGCTTTATCAATAATAGAGATAGCAAAAAGGGAAAAGAGGAAATTTGGTTATATTGCATTTGATGATGATGTGAGGTTTAAGAGGATATTTGAAGATATTTCCATTGATGACATTTTGGAGTTGGCATCATTGTATTATGGGGGAGGGACAAATTTTGAACTACCATTAGAATGTGCAATGGAGATGATAGAGGAAGGTTTTGATAACGCAGATGTTGTATTGATCACCGATGGATATGCAGAAGTTAGTGATGAATTCTTAAAAAAATTGGATGATTTTAAAAAAGATAAAAAATTAAAATTGATATCCATCTTTATTGAGACGTATCCAACTGAAACAATAAAGAAAATTTCAGACGAGTTTGTAAAGGTTTTTGATTTGACTGATGAAGAGGCTAAAAAAGTATTTAGAAAGCTGTAA
- a CDS encoding radical SAM protein, which yields MIVYGPVPSRRLGLSLGIDPIYYTCTFDCIYCQLGRTRYLVSSPKEIPKEILEKFPTDEDIYNEVKKIVDNCRGIDYITFAGSGEPTLSPYLKDAIERLKEFNIPICVITNSSLLKYKKVRNALKETDLVSATLTSTNQETFEKIHRTKIKLKDVVDGLIKFRRVAKETILNIELMVLEGINDDNEVIYKLKEIIDKINPNNIEINTPIRPPCEKYAKKVSYGRLKEIKEILGEKAYIIETCKKKYKESLNSNFLERISSILKIRPCTVEDLANVLGLHVSEVGKYLYALKNSENLECTEIDGKKYYFIKIK from the coding sequence ATGATAGTTTATGGTCCAGTCCCATCAAGAAGATTGGGTTTATCATTAGGGATAGATCCAATTTATTATACATGCACCTTTGATTGCATCTACTGCCAACTTGGAAGAACAAGGTATTTAGTTAGTTCTCCAAAAGAGATTCCAAAAGAAATATTAGAAAAGTTTCCAACGGATGAGGATATTTACAATGAGGTTAAAAAGATAGTTGATAATTGTAGAGGTATTGATTACATCACCTTTGCTGGAAGTGGAGAACCAACACTCTCTCCATATTTAAAAGATGCAATTGAAAGATTGAAAGAATTTAACATCCCAATTTGCGTTATAACCAACTCATCATTGTTAAAATATAAAAAGGTTAGAAACGCATTAAAAGAAACAGATTTGGTTTCTGCAACATTGACCTCAACAAACCAGGAAACGTTTGAAAAAATCCATAGAACAAAAATAAAACTTAAAGATGTTGTTGATGGCTTGATTAAATTTAGAAGAGTGGCAAAAGAAACCATTTTAAATATCGAATTGATGGTATTGGAAGGAATAAACGATGATAATGAAGTCATATACAAACTCAAAGAAATAATTGATAAAATAAACCCAAATAATATTGAAATAAACACACCAATAAGACCACCATGCGAGAAATATGCAAAAAAAGTTAGTTATGGAAGGCTAAAAGAAATTAAAGAAATACTTGGAGAAAAAGCATACATAATAGAAACATGTAAAAAGAAGTATAAAGAATCATTAAACTCTAACTTCCTTGAAAGAATCTCCTCAATATTAAAAATAAGACCATGCACTGTTGAAGATTTAGCTAATGTCTTAGGATTGCATGTTTCAGAGGTTGGAAAGTATTTATATGCATTAAAAAATAGTGAAAATTTAGAATGCACTGAAATTGATGGGAAAAAATACTACTTCATCAAAATCAAATAA
- a CDS encoding nucleotide-binding protein has protein sequence MKIGIVSGKGGVGKSSISTSLAKLFSRELNIIALDCDVDAPNFNLMFDVKDKKLIEVIYRDLYKINENCTFCGKCQDICKFGAIEEYKINPILCEGCGACELICEYNAIEPINHESGYIYEGNCGFPLIWGELEPGESGSGKIIEHIKRHAKQYKSELEIIDGPPGVGCPLFATVKDIDLALCIVEPTKSSVNDCLRLIETLRFFGIDYLIVENKKGMNSIDYPFKIFHSIPYDFEVPKLIANKILLCDGNGKASKAVKELYEKLKEFI, from the coding sequence ATGAAAATAGGTATTGTTTCAGGAAAAGGTGGGGTAGGAAAATCATCCATCTCAACATCCTTAGCAAAACTCTTCTCAAGAGAGCTAAATATAATTGCATTGGATTGTGATGTCGATGCACCAAATTTCAATTTAATGTTTGATGTTAAAGATAAGAAGTTAATAGAAGTGATTTATCGTGACTTGTATAAAATAAATGAAAACTGCACATTTTGTGGAAAATGCCAAGATATTTGTAAATTTGGTGCTATTGAGGAATATAAAATAAATCCAATACTATGTGAAGGATGTGGGGCTTGTGAATTGATATGTGAATATAATGCAATCGAACCAATTAACCATGAGAGTGGCTACATTTATGAAGGAAATTGTGGCTTCCCATTGATATGGGGAGAGTTGGAACCTGGAGAAAGTGGAAGTGGAAAAATTATAGAGCACATAAAGAGACATGCTAAACAATATAAATCTGAATTGGAAATTATTGACGGCCCTCCTGGTGTTGGATGTCCATTGTTTGCCACGGTTAAAGATATTGATTTGGCATTGTGCATAGTGGAGCCAACAAAATCAAGTGTTAATGATTGTTTAAGATTAATTGAAACATTGAGATTTTTTGGAATAGATTATTTAATTGTTGAAAACAAAAAAGGCATGAACAGCATAGATTATCCATTTAAAATCTTCCATTCAATTCCTTACGATTTTGAAGTGCCAAAATTAATTGCAAATAAAATTTTGCTTTGTGATGGTAATGGAAAGGCATCAAAGGCAGTAAAAGAGTTATATGAAAAATTAAAAGAGTTTATTTGA
- a CDS encoding nucleotide-binding protein, protein MIVAITGGKGGTGKSTLSANLFFYFMENYSTALVDCDVETPNLEYLVSEDLKFAKEVFIEIPDIREGISYNYNNVCKEGALLKINDKLIFIEELCSGCKACGIKTNIKFKKKSIGKIYEKKFDGSYLIVGKSNIGITKTSKIVDETKKYALSKNCEINIIDTAAGIHCNVVRALINSDKVLVVTEPTPFGISDAKRIIKIIEKLKIPYKIVLNRYGINNLNVEYDFKIPYDKRIVETYCKGEGFLKYSDLKKDIEEIANWIIWG, encoded by the coding sequence ATGATAGTGGCTATAACTGGTGGAAAGGGAGGTACTGGGAAATCTACTTTATCAGCAAATCTATTTTTTTATTTTATGGAAAATTATTCAACTGCATTAGTTGATTGTGATGTTGAGACACCAAATTTGGAATATTTAGTTAGTGAGGATTTAAAATTTGCAAAGGAGGTTTTCATTGAAATTCCTGACATAAGAGAAGGGATAAGTTATAATTACAACAACGTTTGTAAGGAAGGTGCATTGCTAAAAATAAATGATAAACTCATATTTATTGAGGAGTTATGTAGTGGATGTAAGGCATGTGGCATAAAAACAAACATAAAATTTAAGAAAAAAAGCATTGGGAAAATTTATGAAAAGAAATTTGATGGTAGTTATTTAATCGTTGGAAAATCAAACATTGGGATAACTAAAACAAGTAAAATTGTAGATGAAACAAAGAAATATGCTCTATCAAAAAATTGTGAAATTAATATTATAGACACTGCCGCTGGGATACATTGTAATGTTGTAAGGGCATTAATTAACTCAGATAAGGTTCTTGTAGTTACAGAACCAACACCATTTGGAATTTCAGATGCAAAAAGGATAATAAAAATTATTGAAAAGTTAAAAATCCCATACAAGATTGTTTTAAATAGATATGGAATCAACAATTTAAATGTTGAGTATGATTTTAAAATTCCTTATGATAAAAGGATTGTTGAAACCTACTGCAAAGGAGAGGGTTTTTTGAAGTATAGTGATTTGAAGAAAGATATTGAAGAGATAGCAAATTGGATTATTTGGGGATAA
- a CDS encoding NifB/NifX family molybdenum-iron cluster-binding protein, producing MKIAIPTENGKISPHFGRCEEFVIVEIEDGKIKNKEIVENTARGGMHGVGTTAASIVGNYNVDILIVQNIGPKAYDVFKKLGIDVYKCNTSSIDECVKLFLEGKLEKFE from the coding sequence ATGAAAATAGCAATACCGACAGAAAATGGAAAAATTTCTCCACACTTTGGAAGATGTGAGGAATTTGTTATTGTAGAAATTGAAGATGGTAAAATAAAAAATAAAGAGATAGTAGAAAATACTGCTCGTGGAGGAATGCATGGAGTAGGGACAACTGCAGCATCCATTGTTGGAAATTACAATGTAGATATTTTAATAGTACAGAATATAGGACCAAAGGCATACGATGTGTTTAAAAAATTGGGTATTGATGTCTATAAATGCAATACATCATCAATTGATGAGTGCGTTAAATTATTCTTAGAGGGAAAATTAGAGAAATTTGAGTGA
- a CDS encoding transposase — MSGRKTKRKGYWKAYDKRFKIFNIKYTYDFVSFIINILLPYKEKRKVGRPLAISYNEYIATLIIKHIFRISLRDLETLSDYLHKKHIDSSTYGKAFQRIKISDLTKIIVGLHLIIANSLKSSVIIYIADSTGVHLLRVYCERIRVVNNEIKKVKYRVFDKMHVLACYYKDYGLISIVMVKWDNGYSSDSKNLLKMIKSLDFVKGAIILLDGGYDDEDLLRELLSIDLIPIVKTKEFKWDYGISKIRKKVKKLFDKKLYKIRGVIEAIFGGLKTKFRLTLNEKLPESRCRATLAVAIVHNILTLMRVISIRE, encoded by the coding sequence ATGAGCGGCAGAAAAACCAAAAGAAAAGGATACTGGAAAGCCTACGATAAGAGGTTTAAGATATTCAATATTAAGTACACTTATGATTTTGTTTCATTTATTATAAATATTTTACTTCCATATAAAGAAAAACGCAAAGTAGGAAGGCCTTTAGCTATAAGTTACAATGAATATATAGCTACTCTAATAATAAAACACATTTTTAGAATTAGTTTAAGAGATTTAGAAACTCTTTCCGATTATTTACATAAAAAGCATATAGATAGCTCCACATACGGAAAAGCTTTTCAGAGGATTAAAATAAGCGATTTAACTAAAATAATCGTTGGATTACACTTAATTATTGCTAATTCGTTAAAATCATCGGTTATAATTTACATAGCTGATTCCACTGGAGTCCATTTATTAAGAGTGTATTGTGAAAGAATCAGAGTTGTGAATAATGAAATAAAAAAGGTAAAGTATCGGGTTTTTGACAAAATGCACGTATTAGCTTGCTATTATAAAGATTATGGATTAATTTCGATTGTTATGGTAAAATGGGATAATGGATATAGTTCAGACAGTAAAAACTTACTAAAAATGATAAAATCTTTAGATTTTGTGAAAGGTGCGATAATATTGTTGGATGGTGGTTACGATGATGAAGATTTACTTAGAGAGTTGTTATCCATAGACCTCATTCCAATAGTTAAAACAAAAGAGTTTAAATGGGATTACGGTATTTCTAAAATCAGAAAGAAAGTTAAAAAATTGTTTGATAAGAAACTGTATAAAATTAGAGGGGTAATAGAAGCGATATTTGGAGGGCTAAAAACTAAATTTAGATTAACTCTAAATGAAAAACTACCTGAAAGTAGATGTAGAGCTACTTTAGCAGTAGCAATCGTTCATAATATTTTAACACTAATGAGAGTTATTAGTATTAGAGAGTAA
- a CDS encoding MTH895/ArsE family thioredoxin-like protein has product MIIRVFGTGCPKCNQTYENVKKAVEELGIDAEIVKVTDINEISEWIFVAPGVAFDDEIVFEGKVPTVEEIKKELKDYLGG; this is encoded by the coding sequence ATGATAATAAGAGTGTTTGGAACTGGATGTCCAAAATGCAATCAAACATACGAGAATGTTAAAAAGGCAGTTGAAGAACTTGGCATAGATGCAGAGATAGTTAAAGTTACTGACATAAACGAGATTTCTGAATGGATATTTGTTGCTCCAGGGGTTGCATTTGATGATGAGATAGTTTTTGAAGGAAAAGTTCCTACTGTTGAAGAAATTAAAAAAGAACTGAAAGATTATTTGGGGGGATAA
- a CDS encoding CGGC domain-containing protein, which yields MKVAIIACQKMVEMGCPGKEACVSCFKAINEKSGAFERYKDVELVAFTTCGGCPGKRFPMRIKMLKNACNAEAIHIANCSLLEPKCPYINFEEIAKKLMEELEVPIVFGTHTLVKKGEVVCTCGDKKE from the coding sequence ATGAAAGTAGCAATTATCGCATGCCAAAAAATGGTTGAAATGGGATGTCCTGGAAAAGAGGCATGTGTATCTTGCTTTAAAGCAATAAATGAAAAAAGTGGAGCATTTGAGAGATACAAGGATGTTGAGTTAGTTGCGTTTACAACATGCGGGGGATGTCCAGGAAAGAGATTCCCAATGAGAATTAAAATGCTAAAAAATGCATGCAATGCCGAGGCAATCCACATAGCGAATTGCTCTTTATTAGAACCAAAATGCCCATATATAAACTTTGAAGAAATAGCAAAGAAATTGATGGAAGAATTGGAAGTTCCTATTGTATTTGGAACACACACATTAGTTAAAAAAGGAGAAGTTGTTTGCACATGTGGAGACAAGAAAGAATAA